A single Methylobacterium sp. 17Sr1-1 DNA region contains:
- the pqqA gene encoding pyrroloquinoline quinone precursor peptide PqqA has protein sequence MKTTDKTCAKTWSLPVVAEICVGMEVTSYESAEIDPFN, from the coding sequence ATGAAGACCACCGACAAGACCTGCGCCAAGACCTGGTCGTTGCCTGTCGTCGCCGAGATCTGCGTCGGCATGGAGGTCACCTCTTACGAGTCCGCCGAGATCGATCCCTTCAACTGA
- the pqqB gene encoding pyrroloquinoline quinone biosynthesis protein PqqB, with protein sequence MHAIVLGSGAGGGVPQWNCRCPICAMARAGDRRVLPRTQSSLAVSADGDHWLLVNASPDIRQQLFDTPALHPREGLRHSPIRAVLLTNGDVDHVAGLLTLREGQPFRLHATRGILDSIGANRVFDVMASGVVERVEIALNQPFAPVPGLTVTLFPVPGKVPLWLEDGTPEIGAETESTVGAMIEAGTKRLAYVPGCARVTDGLKARISGVDALLFDGTVLADDDMIRAGVGTKTGWRMGHVPMIGEGGSVEALAGVPIGRRVFVHINNTNPVLVEDSEERRGVEAAGWVVAQDGLALRL encoded by the coding sequence ATGCACGCCATCGTTCTGGGATCCGGAGCGGGCGGGGGCGTGCCGCAGTGGAACTGCCGCTGCCCGATCTGCGCCATGGCCCGGGCGGGCGACCGCCGGGTTCTGCCCCGCACCCAGTCGAGCCTCGCCGTCTCCGCCGACGGTGATCACTGGCTCCTGGTGAACGCCTCGCCGGACATCCGCCAGCAGCTGTTCGACACGCCGGCCCTGCATCCGCGCGAGGGCTTGCGGCACTCGCCGATCCGGGCGGTGCTGCTCACCAACGGCGACGTCGATCACGTCGCAGGCCTCCTCACGCTGCGCGAGGGCCAGCCCTTCCGCCTCCACGCCACGCGCGGCATCCTCGACTCGATCGGGGCGAATCGCGTCTTCGACGTGATGGCGTCCGGTGTGGTCGAGCGCGTCGAGATCGCGCTGAACCAGCCGTTCGCGCCGGTGCCGGGCCTCACCGTCACGTTGTTCCCCGTCCCCGGCAAGGTGCCGCTCTGGCTCGAGGACGGCACGCCGGAAATCGGCGCCGAGACCGAGAGCACGGTCGGGGCGATGATCGAGGCCGGGACTAAGCGCCTCGCCTACGTGCCGGGCTGCGCCCGCGTCACGGACGGGCTGAAGGCGCGGATCTCCGGGGTCGACGCGCTCCTGTTCGACGGCACGGTGCTCGCCGACGACGACATGATCCGCGCCGGCGTCGGCACCAAGACCGGCTGGCGCATGGGCCACGTGCCGATGATCGGCGAGGGCGGCTCGGTCGAGGCCCTGGCCGGGGTGCCGATCGGGCGGAGGGTGTTCGTCCACATCAACAACACCAATCCGGTGCTGGTCGAGGATTCCGAGGAGCGCCGCGGCGTCGAGGCGGCGGGGTGGGTCGTGGCGCAGGACGGGCTGGCCTTGCGGCTGTGA
- the pqqA gene encoding pyrroloquinoline quinone precursor peptide PqqA translates to MKWSMPVVAEVCVGMEVTSYESAEIDPFN, encoded by the coding sequence ATGAAGTGGTCGATGCCCGTCGTCGCCGAGGTCTGTGTCGGCATGGAAGTCACCTCGTACGAGTCCGCCGAGATCGATCCCTTCAACTAA
- a CDS encoding response regulator transcription factor produces MTSVLIVEDDGDIRAMLARGLSAEGFAVDVAGGVDEALAAARERVPEAVLLDNMLPDGSGHDVCRSLREGGYPGAILFLSAKDEVGDRVDGLAVGADDYIVKPFVFDELLARLRTHLQRRRVTGESRTLVSAGRLSLDLATRQVRFGEVTARLTQREAELLAILMEQASRPVTRGDIFDRLWASQGGLSLNVVDVYVGYLRTKLADIVRAGGPSLVTVRGRGFMLDLHEAGFRQ; encoded by the coding sequence ATGACGAGCGTGCTCATCGTCGAGGATGACGGCGACATCCGCGCCATGTTGGCACGGGGCCTCTCCGCCGAGGGTTTCGCCGTCGACGTCGCCGGCGGGGTCGACGAGGCGCTGGCGGCGGCCCGCGAGCGGGTGCCCGAGGCGGTGCTCCTCGACAACATGCTGCCGGACGGCTCGGGCCACGACGTCTGCCGCTCGCTCCGCGAGGGCGGCTATCCGGGGGCGATCCTCTTCCTGAGCGCCAAGGACGAGGTCGGCGACCGAGTCGACGGCCTCGCGGTCGGGGCCGACGACTACATCGTCAAGCCGTTCGTGTTCGACGAATTGCTCGCGCGCCTGCGCACCCACCTGCAGCGGCGGCGCGTGACCGGCGAATCGCGCACCCTCGTCAGTGCCGGGCGCCTCTCCCTCGACCTCGCAACCCGGCAGGTCCGCTTCGGCGAGGTCACCGCCCGCCTGACCCAGCGCGAGGCCGAATTGCTGGCGATCCTGATGGAGCAGGCGAGCCGCCCGGTGACGCGGGGCGACATCTTCGACCGGCTCTGGGCGAGCCAGGGCGGCCTCTCGCTCAACGTGGTCGACGTCTATGTCGGCTACCTGCGCACCAAGCTCGCCGACATCGTCCGGGCCGGCGGCCCGAGCCTCGTCACCGTGCGCGGCCGCGGCTTCATGCTCGACCTGCACGAGGCCGGATTCCGTCAATGA
- a CDS encoding ATP-binding protein, producing MGSLRLRFGLLVGSAAALVVLAALGLYGAMHAAERTLDATLDAQVRLELIAELSGRLTEFGLASVEAVSDNPGRPERLANARNEVDRALNAVDEGLSRAVAGAGGVLDRAQYTARARPLARLRAARAMLDRQVAQIQREPEPGRRADAIRGALNAFGAVTGQPLTFLVEAERRAVEASAAEVRTLAARMRGAAVAGALVIVLLLVLLHQSLTRPILRRIEAIRAGAAAIGRGELDTRLTVASRDELGLLVASFNRMAARLKRRETRVAADRAALEEIVARATADLRGANARLEEIDRSRRRFFADVSHELRTPLTVILGECDLAARSPDTPNHLRPVIATIRKRALRLHRRVGDMLRVARSESGQIALERRPVSLAAILAEAVESCAPEAGRRRIALVLEPSAADVEVLADAEWLRQIVEGLIDNALRHAAGATRVGVGFTASGSGAAITVTDDGAGFPDESDVLFERFRRGDGPGSGSGSGSAGFGIGLALARWVVERHDGVIRLESGDPRGRTAGRGFGARVTLELPGEDTREDAA from the coding sequence ATGGGATCGCTCAGACTCCGCTTCGGGCTGCTCGTCGGCAGCGCCGCCGCCCTCGTGGTGCTGGCGGCCCTCGGCCTCTACGGGGCGATGCATGCCGCCGAGCGCACCCTCGACGCGACGCTCGACGCGCAGGTGCGACTGGAACTGATCGCCGAATTGTCCGGGCGCCTGACCGAGTTCGGCCTCGCCTCCGTCGAGGCGGTGAGCGACAATCCGGGCCGGCCCGAGCGGCTGGCCAATGCCCGCAACGAGGTCGACCGGGCGCTGAACGCCGTCGACGAGGGCTTGAGCCGGGCGGTGGCCGGGGCCGGGGGCGTCCTCGACCGGGCGCAGTACACCGCCCGGGCCCGCCCGCTCGCCCGCCTGCGCGCCGCCCGCGCCATGCTCGACCGGCAGGTGGCGCAGATCCAGCGCGAGCCGGAGCCCGGCCGGCGCGCCGACGCGATTCGGGGAGCGCTCAACGCCTTCGGGGCGGTGACGGGCCAGCCCCTCACCTTCCTGGTCGAGGCCGAGCGCCGGGCGGTCGAGGCCTCCGCGGCGGAGGTCCGGACGCTGGCGGCCCGGATGCGCGGCGCCGCGGTGGCGGGGGCCCTGGTGATCGTGCTGCTCCTCGTCCTGCTGCACCAGAGCCTCACGCGGCCGATCCTGCGCCGGATCGAGGCGATCCGGGCCGGCGCCGCGGCGATCGGCCGGGGCGAGCTCGACACCCGCCTGACCGTGGCGAGCCGCGACGAGCTCGGCCTCCTCGTCGCGAGCTTCAACCGGATGGCGGCGCGACTGAAGCGGCGCGAGACCCGGGTCGCCGCCGACCGGGCGGCTTTGGAAGAGATCGTCGCCCGCGCCACCGCCGACCTGCGCGGGGCCAATGCACGGCTCGAGGAGATCGACCGCTCGCGCCGGCGCTTCTTCGCCGATGTCAGCCACGAGCTGCGCACGCCGCTCACCGTGATCCTCGGCGAGTGCGACCTCGCCGCCCGCTCCCCCGACACGCCCAACCATCTCCGGCCGGTGATCGCGACCATCCGCAAGCGCGCCCTGCGGCTGCACCGCCGGGTCGGCGACATGCTGCGGGTCGCCCGCTCGGAATCCGGCCAGATCGCGCTGGAGCGCCGCCCGGTGAGCCTCGCCGCCATCCTGGCCGAGGCGGTGGAGAGCTGCGCGCCGGAGGCCGGGCGCCGTCGCATCGCGCTCGTCCTGGAGCCGAGCGCCGCCGACGTCGAGGTCCTGGCCGATGCCGAGTGGCTGCGCCAGATCGTCGAGGGGCTGATCGACAACGCGCTCCGCCACGCCGCCGGCGCGACCCGGGTGGGCGTCGGCTTCACCGCAAGCGGCAGCGGCGCCGCCATCACGGTGACCGATGACGGCGCGGGCTTCCCCGACGAGTCCGACGTCCTGTTCGAGCGCTTCCGCCGCGGAGACGGGCCCGGCTCGGGTTCGGGTTCGGGCTCGGCCGGCTTCGGCATCGGGCTCGCACTGGCGCGCTGGGTGGTTGAGCGCCATGATGGGGTGATCCGCCTGGAATCGGGGGATCCAAGAGGCCGGACCGCTGGCCGGGGGTTCGGCGCCAGGGTCACCCTGGAACTGCCCGGCGAGGACACGAGGGAGGATGCGGCATGA